TCCGGTCGTGGAGAGCGACTCGTGTCCGAGCAGTTCCTGGACGGCGCGAAGGTCCGCCCCGCGCTCGAGCAGGTCCGTCGCAAAACTGTGACGGAGTGAGTGTGGCGTCAACGGCTTGTGAAGGCCTCCCAGCTTCCGGAGTCGCTTCATAACGTAGCGAATTTGGTCCGTTGTCACCCGATTCCCTTTTTGACTGAGAAATAATGCCGTTTCCTGAGTCGTCGCGCACGTTTGCCGCATGTCTAAGTAACGGTCGAGCGCCGTGATGGCGAACTGTCCGATTGGGATGTAACGTTCTTTCTTCCCTTTCCCAACGACATGGACAAACGCGAGGCCCGCATCGTAAGACGACACGTCCATGCCGCACAACTCGGCGACACGCATGCCTGTCCCGTACAACATCTCGACAATCGCGACATCACGTGCCCGTAGGAATGGGTCGTCTTGCCCTTCGGCTGCCTTCAAAAGCTGTTCGACCTCGCTCGGCACAGCGAACGTCGGTAGCGTCTTTCGCCGTTTCGGTGACGTCAAACCATGAAACAACGGTTCACCGTCCGTTTCACGTGCCACAAATTTCCCGAATTGTTTGAGACACGATACTTTTTGGGCGACCGTCGTCGTGGCGGTGTCTGCCTCATAAAGAGCATATAAATAACGCCGCGCCGACTGCACATCATAAGGATCTTGATGTGTCGATTGGCAATAAACGGCGTACTGGTCGAGCGTCTGCTCGTAAGAGCGTTTTGTATGAGGAGACAGTCGGCGTTCGACTTGGCAATAGCGCAAAAACGATTGTTGATCGTCAACGAATCTCATCCTCTCGCCTCCTCGTTTTCAGCTTAAAAACGCATGTTCCCGTCAAATCGAAATTAGCATAGCATACACAGTCAGAGGTGACAATAGATACCTCTTCAATAATCTGAAAATTTTCAAAGTGTTGTACAAATTACACAATTGAAATTTAGATTCATCAAAAAGGAGCCAAAAATGGCTCCTTTCCCTTAAATCTCTTTATACTGTTGAATCGTTTCGAGGGCACGGTTCGCGTAACGCTCGTAACGTTCTTGTTTCTTCATCTTCTTCGGAGCATCTTCAAGCGACGGCACGAGACCGAAGTTCGCGTTCATCGGTTGGAAGTGTTTCCCGTCCGTTGTCGTGATGTAGTGCGCCATCGAACCGAGCATCGTCTCACGTGGGAGGACGACGAGCTCTTCCCCAGCGATCAGCTTCGCCGCGTTGATCCCGGCGAGGAGACCGGAGGCCGCCGACTCGACATACCCTTCGACACCGGTCATCTGGCCGGCAAAGAACAACGTGTCGCGTGTGCGGGCCTGATACGTCGGTTTCAAGAGGCTCGGTGAGTTGATGAACGTGTTCCGGTGCATGACACCGTAACGCACGATCTCGGCGTTCTCAAGACCTGGAATCAATTGAATGATTCGTTTCTGTTCGCCCCACTTCAGGTGCGTCTGGAAACCGACCAAGTTGAAGAGCGTCCCGGCCGAGTTATCTTGCCGCAATTGCACGACCGCATGCGGACGTTTGCCCGTCTTCGGATCTTCGAGGCCGACCGGCTTCATCGGTCCGAACAAGAGCGTCTTCTTGCCGCGTTGGGCGAGTACTTCAAACGGCATGCAGCCTTCGAAGTAAATCTCTTTCTCGAACTCTTTGAGCGGGACGACTTCGGCTTTGACGAGTTCGTCATAGAACAAGTCGAACTCCTCTTCCGTCATCGGACAGTTGAGGTAGGCCGCTTCGCCCTTATCGTAACGTGACTTCAAGTAAACCTTGTCCCGGTCGATCGTCTCGCCGTCCAGGATTGGAGCGGCTGCGTCGTAGAAGTACAAATAGTCTTCACCAGTGAACGCTTTGAGCGAAGCCGAAAGATCAGGCGATGTGAGCGGCCCGGTCGCCATGATGACGATCCCGTCCGGAATCGCCGTGATCTCTTCGTTGTGCACGGTCACGTTCGGATGGTTTTTCAACGTGTCGGTCACGAATCCTGCGAAGTCGTGACGGTCGACGGCGAGAGCGCCGCCGGCCGGTACGCTCGCCGTATCCGCCGCTTTCAAGATGAGCGAGTCGAGCGTACGCATCTCTTCCTTCAAGACACCGACCGCATTTTGGAGCCCGTTCGCCCGGAGCGAGTTCGAGCAGACCAATTCCGCGAATTGGTCCGTATGGTGTGCCGGCGTCTTTCGCACCGGTCTCATTTCATACAAATCGACTTGAATCCCGCGCTTCGCGAGTTGCCAAGCCGCCTCGGAGCCGGCGAGGCCCGCTCCGATCACAGTTACACGTTGCTGCAAAGTTAATCCTCCTCTAACTGATGTACCTCGGCATGGGTACAGTTCGTACATTGATATTTCACGCCGTCTTTGATTTTTTTCTCGACCATCATCTTACCACATTCCGGACACGGTTTCGCGACCGGTTTGTCCCATGAAACGAACTCACAGTCTGGATAGTTCGAGCAGCCGTAGAACAGACGACCTTTTTTACTGCGTCGTTCGACGACTTGTCCGTCTTTGCAGCTCGGACATGGGACGCCGATCTCGACTTGTACCGGTTTCGTGTTCGTACAGTTCGGGAAGTTCGAGCACGCCATAAATTTACCGTAGCGGCCCATTTTGATGACCATCGGCGCACCGCATACTTCACAGTCGATGCCAGCCGGTTCATCTTTCACTTCGATCTTCTCGATCTCGGCCTCGGCCCGTTTCAAGCGTTTTTCGAAACTGCGATAGATTGGGGCAACGACGTCTGTCCATTGGACTTCCTCGTTCTCGATCGAGTCGAGGAGCGTCTCCATGTCGGCCGTGAACTGTACGGTGATGAAATCGTTGAAATACTCGTCAATCATCTCGATGACAAGTTCACCGAGCTCCGTCGGGACGAACTTCTTCTCTTCGAGGACGACGTAACCACGTTTTTGAATCGTGTCGAGCGTCGGTGCATATGTCGACGGACGACCAATCCCGAGCTCTTCCATCGCCCGGACGAGCCGTGCCTCACTATAGCGCGGCGGCGGTTGGGTGAAGTGCTGTTTCGGCTCGATCGTGTCGAACTTGACGAGGTCGTCGACTTCGAGCGGTGGGAGCAACCCTTCTTTTTCTGGATTCGTATCTTCGATATCATCATCTTTCGATTCGATATACACTTTCATGAAACCTGGGAATTTGACGGTCGACCCGTTGGCACGGAAAATCATGCCGTTCGATTCGACGTCGATTTTTACCGTGTCGAGGATAGCCGGCGCCATTTGGCTCGCCACGAGACGTTCCCAAATCAACTTGTACAGTCGGAGCTGATCGCGTGACAGGTATGCTTTGACCGAGGCCGGGTCACGTAACGCCGACGTCGGACGAATCGCTTCGTGGGCATCCTGGGCGTTTGCCGCCTTCTTCTCTTTTTGTTTCTGCAATGCGACATACTCTTCACCGAACGTGGACTCGATATACGATTTCGCTTCTTCTTTCGCCAAATCTGAGATCCGTGTCGAATCGGTACGCATATACGTGATCAAACCGACGGTACCTTCTTTCTTACCGAGGTCGATCCCTTCGTAAAGCTGTTGCGCGAGCATCATCGTTTTCTTGGCACGGAAGTTGAGCTTACGGGCCGCATCCTGTTGGAGCGAACTTGTCGTAAACGGGAGCGAGGCGTTCCGCTTCCGCTCTTTCTTCGTGACATCGATGACTTTGAACGAGTCGTCGATCGCGTTGAGCACAGCGTCGGCGTCTGCCTCGCTCTTGAGCTCCAGTTTCTTCCCGTCTTTCCCATAAAACGATGTCTCGAACAATTCGCCTTCATGGTTGAGCATGAGTTTGATCGTCCAATACTCTTCTGGGTCGAAGGCGTTGATCTCCCGCTCCCGGTCGATGATCATTTTGACGGCCACTGATTGGACACGTCCGGCCGATAAGCCTTTTTTGACTTTCTTCCATAATAATGGGCTCATCCCGTATCCGACGAGACGATCCAAAATTCGCCGCGCTTGTTGGGCGTCGACGAGATCGTGATTGATTTTACGTGGGTGCTTGAATGACTCCTTGATCGCATCTTTCGTGATCTCGTTAAAGACGACCCGACATTCTGTCGTTTCGTCGACACCAAGGGCACGCGCTAGATGCCAGGCGATCGCTTCCCCTTCGCGATCCGGGTCAGCCGCGAGAAAGATTTTCGTCGCTTTTTTGGCTGCCGTCTTCAATTCTTTCAAAACTGGGCCTTTTCCACGAATCGTAATGTACTTCGGTTCAAAGTCATGTTCCACGTCGACACCGAGTTGACTTTTCGGTAAATCGATGACGTGACCCATTGACGCTTTGACCGTGTAATTCGATCCTAAATAACGTTTAATAGTCTTTGCTTTCGCCGGTGATTCGACGATCACCAAATATTTTGCCATACATCTGCTCCCCTTTTAGAGGTCGTTTTAAATCCCTACCATAATATTCATGTTGTCGCTCGTTTGTCAACGTCCAATCCTTGAACGCATTAGAATTTGGTCGGAAGTCGTCAATGGAATCGCCCCGTCCTCAATCAATCGATTCGGACCTGCCGCGAGCGAATCAAGCGGGCTTCCAGGTACCGCAAACACCGTCTTTCCTTGCTCAAGCGCATGTCCGACCGTATTCATCGTCCCGCTCTTCTGACGGGCCTGAATGACGACGAGCTGATCGCCGAGTCCGCTGACGAGACGATTACGTTCTAAAAATTGAAATTTTTTGACAGGTGTTTCCGGTGGATATTCGGTGAGGAGTAACCCGTGTCTCGAAATTCGTTCGAACAGCGGCGCATGCGCTTGAGGATACATGTGTGAAAAGCCCGCTCCGAGGACAGCAATCGTCGGACGGTTATGCTGGAGTGCCAACTCATGGACGAGACCATCGATGCCGAGCGCACCGCCCGATACCGAGACAGTTTCTTCTATTAAAGGGTAGAAATGCTCGACGAGACGATGGCTGATGCGATTCAATTCACGGCTTCCGACCAAAGCAGTCGTTTGTTGTTGTAGTACCTCTAAATCGCCTCGGTAAAACAAACAATACGGAGGGTTCGGAATGTCGAGCAACGCGCGCGGGAACGCGTCGTCTTCCCACGTCAAAAAACGGTCGTACGTGACCGTTGAACGAAGCGCCCGTTTTGCTTTGTTCCAGACGTTCGGATGGAAGGGACGAGTGCTCGAACCCGGATGCGATAAGTAATGATGGACGAACTCGACAGGCAGCCGTTCAGCCGCGAATCGAGCGATTGTTTGATTCATCACAATCACCTCTAAAAAAATGAGGGATGGCGCGCATCCCTCATTTCCGAATGGTTTACGTGGTCGGTTGACCCGTCACGCAAGCTTCATACAATCCTTCTTGCTTCAACACCCGGATGAGCGTCTCTCCGATGACGGCAGGCGTCTCGGCGACTTCGATTCCGTTGGCATTCAACGTCTTGATTTTCTCGGCGGCCGTTCCTTTTCCGCCTGAGATGATGGCGCCCGCATGGCCCATCCGTTTCCCTTCAGGAGCGGTTTGACCGCCGATGAAGCCGATGACTGGCTTCGTCATGTTCGCCTTCACCCACTCGGCGGCTTCTTCTTCGGCCGTTCCACCGATTTCACCGATCATGATGACCGCTTTCGTGTCCTCATCTTCGTTGAACGCTTGGAGCGTATCGATGAAGTTCGTCCCATTGACCGGGTCTCCACCGATTCCGACCGCTGTCGATTGTCCAATCCCGGCCGTCGTCAACTGATGGACCGCCTCGTACGTGAGCGTCCCTGAACGCGAGACGATACCGACGTGGCCTTTCGTATGGATATAGCCTGGCATGATGCCAAGTTTTGCTTCCCCTGGCGTAATGATTCCCGGGCAGTTCGGTCCGATGAGACGGGCCGGTTTGTCCTCGAGGTAACGTTTCACTTGAATCATGTCGATGACCGGGATGCCTTCTGTGATACAGATGATCAGTTCAATCCCGCTATCGGCCGCTTCCATGATTGAATCGGCTGCGAAGGCCGGTGGTACGTAGATGATCGATGCGTTCGCGCCCGTTGCTTCGACGGCCTCTGACACCGTGTTGAAGACTGGTACGCCGTCAAGTACGGTCGTGCCACCTTTTCCAGGTGTCACGCCTCCGACCAATTTTGTGTTATAAGCCAGCATCTGTTCGCCGTGGAACAGACCTTGTTTCCCCGTGATCCCTTGAATGATCACTTTTGTATCTTGATTCGCCCAAATACTCATGTCGTTTCCCCCTTATCGAACGAGTGCCGCGATTTTTTCTGCACCGTCAGCCATCGAGCTCGCCGAAGTGATCGCAAGTCCAGATTCATCGAGAATGCGTCGTCCCGCATCCACGTTCGTGCCTTCTAAACGGACGACGAGTGGTAAATCGAGACCGATTTCTTTCGTCGCCGCGACGATACCTTCAGCGATGATGTCACATTTCATGATGCCACCGAAGATGTTGACGAAAATGCCTTTGACTTGGTCGTCTGACAAAATCAATTTGAACGCTTCCGTTACTTTTTCTTTCGTCGCACCGCCACCTACATCGAGGAAGTTAGCGGGTTCGGCGCCGTAGTGCTTGATGATATCCATCGTCGCCATAGCGAGACCGGCTCCGTTGACGAGGCAACCGATATTTCCATCGAGCGCGATATAGCTGAGGTCGTGTTTCGACGCCTCGACTTCACGCGGGTCTTCTTCCGTCGTGTCACGAAGATCGACGATGTCTGTATGACGATAGAGCGCGTTGCTGTCGAAGTTGAGCTTCGCATCGAGGGCGATGACGTTTCCGTCTTTCGTCGTGACGAGCGGGTTGATCTCTGCGATCGTGCAATCCGTCTCGACATACACTTTGTACAGTTTCATGACCATGTCACTGAACTTGTTGACGAGCTTGGTCGGCACTTCCATCTTGAAGGCAAGACGGCGCGCTTGGAACGGACGGAGTCCGACGACCGGGTCGACGACTTCTTTATGAATTTTTTCTGGCGTATGTTCAGCGACTTCTTCGATGTCCATACCGCCTTCTGATGAACCCATGATGACAATTCGGCCGATCGAACGGTCAAGCACAAGTCCTAAGTAGAATTCTTGATCAATCGCAGATCCTTCTTCGATGTAAAGGCGTTGCACGACTTTTCCTTCAGGTCCAGTCTGGTGCGTGACGAGCGTCTTGCCGAGAATCTCTGACGCATACTGTTTGACTTCCTCATCCGTCTTCGCAAGTTTGACACCGCCGGCTTTCCCGCGGCCCCCTGCGTGGATCTGGGCTTTGACAACTTTTAGTTCACCGTCTAGCTTGGCAGCGGCTGTAACTGCTTCTTCAACACTAAACGCCGGATAGCCCGTAGGTACGGCCACTCCGAACGCACGAAGCAATTCTTTCGCCTGATACTCATGGATATTCATTTCGTTTCCCCCTTAGTCCCCTTTAATATCGGCACGTCTATTGTAACGAAAAACTGAAAGCGCTGTCTATCGTTCTTGCTTTAAGTTTTCATCTTTTTTTCATATCTACCCCTAGACATCTTCGATTTTTCCTTGTTCCATCTGATAAAGAAACACGAAAAGCTCGGCGATGACCTGATAAAGGTCGTCCGGGATATGCTCCTCAATCTGTAAAGCGGACAATAGTGACAATAGCGCCGGGTCCTCATGGATCGGGACCCCGTTCTCCTGCGCGAGCGCGAGCATGCGCTCGGCGACGAGTCCGCCCCCTTTGGCGACGACACGCGGGGCATCCATCGATTGCTCGTAGGACAAGGCGATCGCTTGCTTACGGTCCGTCATATGCGTTGGTCCACCTTTCCGAGCGGGGCGAACGTGTCTGGCACGGATTCCCGCTTTTCTTCGAACGAGAAGCGGGACAGTTCATAGCCGCTCGCTTCAAGCGCCTTGCTGAGCGACGGCTCATAAGCGTTGACGAACGGGCTCAAATCGTGCCGTTCATTGAACACTTTGATCGTGACGTGTCGCTTTTGGACGAGCAGATCGATACCCGTCTCTCCAAACTTCGGTGTCTCCAAAAATAGGACGATGCGTGCGTGGTCGGCGTCAATCATCTCGCCCTTCGGCGCCTCGAGGCGGAATCGGACTTGTTCAAACGGTCCTAATTGCGGTATGTGAAATGCTTGAGCGACGTATGGCGGCGTCTGAAGGGCATTGAACGTCTCCTGAGCCCGGACGAACTGCTCGAACTTCGGGTCCCCTTTCGCTTTGAACAACTCGCCGATGAGTTGCTTCACATCCGACCCGGCTCCGCTCTCGAGCAGTTGACGCCCTTGCGCCTGAAGCGATTCAGGCGTGTCGAGCGGCTGACGGGCGAGCCGACCGAGTTCCGAACTTAAAAGGGCGAGCGGGGACCGTGCGGCTTGCGCAAGGGCTTCTGCTTGTTGCGGCACGACTTTCAAGACGAGCTTTGGTTCGAGCTCGGTGACGACCATCTTGTACGTAACATTCTCTTTGACGTCAGCGTTCACCCCGACCCGGAACAAGCCTTGCGGCAGTTGCATGACCGCCTCGCCGCCCGGCAGCAGCTGGAGCACCCGACCGACGACCGTATTGCCGATGAGCAATTGCCGCGAATTCTGTTCCGTGACCTTGAACGGCATGACGCCTTGATGATCGATCCGCATGATGACCCCTCCTACATATGTTTAATCGGCGCGAACGATTTTCGGTGGATTGGCGTGATCCCATGTTCCGCTAGTCCGGCCAAGTGCGCTTTCGTCCCGTAACCGGCGTTCTGTTCGAAACCGTAGCCGGGATAGAGGACGGCGTAGTCTTCCATCATGTTGTCACGGACGACTTTGGCGACGACGCTCGCCGCCGCGATCGATACGCTCCGGGCGTCGCCTTTGATGAGCGATTGTTGCGGGATGTCGAGCTCGAGCGTCATCGCGTCAATCAAGAGCGCATCGACTTCACCGAGTTGCCGGACCGCCTCCATCATCGCGAGTTTCGTCGCCTCGTAAATGTTGACGCGGTCAATCACGTCGGCGTCGACGATGCCGACGCCGACCATGGCCTCGTCCATGAGGGCCCGATACGCGACTTCACGTGCTGATGGCGACATCAGTTTCGAGTCGTTCAAGCCCGGATGATAAAATCCTTCCGGCAAGATGACGGCCGCGGCGACGACCGGACCGGCGAGCGGTCCTCGACCGACCTCATCGACGCCACCGATGCGGACATAACCGTTTGCCTTCAACTCGTCCTCGAACACGCTCCGGGCCGCATAATCGTCCTGGCGCTCACGTTCGACCTTGAACTGGCGCTCACGCTGCCTGAGCAACGTCTGGACGCCTGCGCGCGGGTCATCCTTCAGTTCGGCCCGGACTGCTTCCCACTCTTCATATCGGACCGTCTGTAGCCGTTGTTTAATCGCTTGAATCGTCATGCTGTTCCTCCTATTCAAAAAAGCCCTGTTTGCACAGGACTTCACGCCATGTCATGGTCGGCCGGTGTCTCAAGAGAGACCCGTCCGATTTTCTCATGACGTAGTTCGTTCAATAGTAATTCGCTCGCCTTCTCGAAATCGACGTAGCCGCCGCTGACGAGTCCACGTTTCTTCCCGATCAATTCGAGCAGTTCGACGGCGTCTTCCGGCAGTTGATCGATTTTGAATCGCTCTTTCACCTGTTCCGGATAGCGGGCCGATAGCTCACGGGCCGCATAGAGCGCGATATCATCAAGGTTCAAAATATCGTCCTTGATGGCACCGGTCGCCGCCAAGCGATAACCGACCATCTGGTCCTCGAACTTCGGCCATAGAATCCCCGGCGTATCGAGCAATTCCATCTCGCCGCCTTTCATCTTGATCCATTGCTGACGCTTCGTGACACCCGGACGGTCGCCAGTGACAGCGATATTGCGTCCAGCGAGGCGGTTGATGAGCGTCGATTTCCCGACGTTCGGGATGCCGATGATGAGGGCGCGGATCGGACCGGGATTCCGGCCTTTCTCACGCATGCGGTCATGCTTCTCTTGCATGAGCTTCTCGGCACCCGACATGAGCTGCTTCAAGCCTTTGCTATGTTTCGCGTCGACGGCGACGACCTCGACGTCGTCACGCTTCAAGGCGCGGAGCCAGGCGTCGGTGACGACGGGATCGGCCATATCGGCTTTATTCAAGACGATGAGACGCGGTTTGCCTTCTGTGATCTCATCGACCATCGGGTTACGGCTCGATTGTGGGACGCGTGCATCGACGAGTTCGATGACGACATCGATGAGCTTTAACTTTTCTGTTACTTGTCTTCGTGCCTTGGCCATGTGGCCAGGGAACCATTGAATTGCCAAAAAAACACCACCTTATTCTTGTACGGTCCCGAAATCGCCGAGCGGCCAGAACACGAAGTTCGTTTTGCCGACGACGTCCTCTTTCGGGACAAAGCCGATTTCACGGCTGTCTTTCGAGTTTTGTCGATTGTCACCCATCACAAAGTACGAACCTTCCGGGACGACCGTTTCGCCCGTCACTTGTTCGAGCGTGAAGTTTTCGGTAAGAGGAAAGCCGTTCATCTGGGCCTGGAAATCCTCTAAATACGGTTCATCGACCGCTTCGCCGTTCAAGTAAAGCGTATCGTCCCGATATTCGAGCGTGTCGCCAGGAATGGCGATGACGCGTTTAATATAGTCTTTTGATTCCGTCGCGTGGAAGACGATAATATCGCCCCGATCGAGCTCACCGACGTAGTTCGAAATTTTGCTAACGATCATGCGATCGGCATTTTGGAGCGTCGGCATCATTGACTCTCCCTCGACGATGACAGGTACAAAGATGAACGTCCGGATCACGAACGCGATGACGAGCGCCACGACGATCGCCTTAAGCCAACTGAACACTTCTTTCAACTTGCCTCACTCCTCTGTCCGTTTGAACTTATTGTACTAGAAAAAAAGAAGCTTGTCGCAAGCGACAAGCTTAATCCCCATCTTAACGACGGATTTCTTTAATACGTGCTGCTTTACCGCGAAGGTTGCGGAGGTAGTAGAGTTTCGCACGACGGACTTTACCGTAACGAACGACTTCGATTTGCGCGACACGCGGTGAGTGAAGCGGGAATGCACGCTCAACACCTACGCCGTAAGAAATCTTACGGACTGTGAATGTTTCGCTGATGCCGCCACCTTTACGCTTAATGACAACGCCTTCGAAGATCTGGATACGCTCACGCGTTCCCTCTACGACTTTAACGTGGACACGTACTGTGTCACCAGGACGGAAAGCAGGTACGTCCGATTTGAATTGTTCTTCTGTGATTTCACGGAACAGTTTTTGTGTGTTCATGAATTGTTCTCCTTTTTCTTCAATGTTCATATCTTCATCTGCCCAAGCATCCAACAGCGGAACATCGGTAATCGGTGGGGGTTAACCCACATGCTCAAACATAGCATAATTTGGTCAATCGCGCAACGATTCAATGAATTTTTTATCCGCCTTCGACAGGTCGATTTGCTCGAGCAGTTCCGGCCGCCGTCGATACGTGCGTTCAAGTGACCGTTCACGACGCCACGTCTCGATGTTGGCATGATTGCCCGACAAGAGGACGTCCGGTACCTTGAGACCCCGGAAGTCGGCTGGACGCGTATAGTGCGGATATTCGAGGAGTCCCGTCGAAAACGAGTCGTCCTCGTGGCTCGCCTGGTCGCCGAGCACTTCCGGGATGAGGCGCACCGTGGCATCGATCATGACCATCGCCGCGAGCTCACCGCCGGTCATGACGAAATCGCCGATTGACACTTCGTCCGTCGCAAGCTCGTCATGGATCCGTTGGTCGAACCCTTCATAATGACCGCACAAAAAGATAAGGTGTTCCTCGGACGCCCACTCTTCTGCCATTCGTTGATCAAAACGGCGTCCGGTCGGTGTCGTGACGATGACACGGGGTCGCGTCTTCGCGATCGCGTCAATGGCGTCAAAAATCGGTTGCGGGGTGAGTAGCATGCCCGCCCCGCCCCCGTACGGATAATCGTCGACTTTGTGGTGCTTGTTCGTCGAGAAGTCACGGAAGTTCGTGAACGCCATCTCGACGTGACCGAGCGTGCGCGCCCGTCCGACGATCGAATGATCGAGCGGGGCGAACATCTCAGGGAATAAGGTTAAGACATCAATCTTCATCGTCGATCATTCCCGGAATCGGGGTGATGACGACACGTTTCGCCTCGACATCGATGTCGCTCACGACCGATTCGATGTACGGGATGAGCGCATCCGACTTGCCAGGACGTTTGATGACCCAGACGTCGTTCGCGCCGGTCTCGAAGATGTCATCGACGACTCCGATGACCTCACCATCGACGACAGCTTCACAGCCGATAATCTCATGGTAATAAAACTCATGTTCCGGCAACTCGTGGACGTGCTCGACGTGGACATACAGCTTCATCCCTTTATATTTCTCGACGAGATTGATGTTCTCGAGCCCTTTGAACGTGACGAGATGGAACTGCTTGTGTGGACGATACGTCGT
This sequence is a window from Exiguobacterium mexicanum. Protein-coding genes within it:
- a CDS encoding tyrosine-type recombinase/integrase, producing the protein MRFVDDQQSFLRYCQVERRLSPHTKRSYEQTLDQYAVYCQSTHQDPYDVQSARRYLYALYEADTATTTVAQKVSCLKQFGKFVARETDGEPLFHGLTSPKRRKTLPTFAVPSEVEQLLKAAEGQDDPFLRARDVAIVEMLYGTGMRVAELCGMDVSSYDAGLAFVHVVGKGKKERYIPIGQFAITALDRYLDMRQTCATTQETALFLSQKGNRVTTDQIRYVMKRLRKLGGLHKPLTPHSLRHSFATDLLERGADLRAVQELLGHESLSTTGRYTHVSTERLRAVYQATHPRK
- a CDS encoding ribonuclease HII, which gives rise to MTIQAIKQRLQTVRYEEWEAVRAELKDDPRAGVQTLLRQRERQFKVERERQDDYAARSVFEDELKANGYVRIGGVDEVGRGPLAGPVVAAAVILPEGFYHPGLNDSKLMSPSAREVAYRALMDEAMVGVGIVDADVIDRVNIYEATKLAMMEAVRQLGEVDALLIDAMTLELDIPQQSLIKGDARSVSIAAASVVAKVVRDNMMEDYAVLYPGYGFEQNAGYGTKAHLAGLAEHGITPIHRKSFAPIKHM
- the topA gene encoding type I DNA topoisomerase, producing the protein MAKYLVIVESPAKAKTIKRYLGSNYTVKASMGHVIDLPKSQLGVDVEHDFEPKYITIRGKGPVLKELKTAAKKATKIFLAADPDREGEAIAWHLARALGVDETTECRVVFNEITKDAIKESFKHPRKINHDLVDAQQARRILDRLVGYGMSPLLWKKVKKGLSAGRVQSVAVKMIIDREREINAFDPEEYWTIKLMLNHEGELFETSFYGKDGKKLELKSEADADAVLNAIDDSFKVIDVTKKERKRNASLPFTTSSLQQDAARKLNFRAKKTMMLAQQLYEGIDLGKKEGTVGLITYMRTDSTRISDLAKEEAKSYIESTFGEEYVALQKQKEKKAANAQDAHEAIRPTSALRDPASVKAYLSRDQLRLYKLIWERLVASQMAPAILDTVKIDVESNGMIFRANGSTVKFPGFMKVYIESKDDDIEDTNPEKEGLLPPLEVDDLVKFDTIEPKQHFTQPPPRYSEARLVRAMEELGIGRPSTYAPTLDTIQKRGYVVLEEKKFVPTELGELVIEMIDEYFNDFITVQFTADMETLLDSIENEEVQWTDVVAPIYRSFEKRLKRAEAEIEKIEVKDEPAGIDCEVCGAPMVIKMGRYGKFMACSNFPNCTNTKPVQVEIGVPCPSCKDGQVVERRSKKGRLFYGCSNYPDCEFVSWDKPVAKPCPECGKMMVEKKIKDGVKYQCTNCTHAEVHQLEED
- the dprA gene encoding DNA-processing protein DprA, whose product is MNQTIARFAAERLPVEFVHHYLSHPGSSTRPFHPNVWNKAKRALRSTVTYDRFLTWEDDAFPRALLDIPNPPYCLFYRGDLEVLQQQTTALVGSRELNRISHRLVEHFYPLIEETVSVSGGALGIDGLVHELALQHNRPTIAVLGAGFSHMYPQAHAPLFERISRHGLLLTEYPPETPVKKFQFLERNRLVSGLGDQLVVIQARQKSGTMNTVGHALEQGKTVFAVPGSPLDSLAAGPNRLIEDGAIPLTTSDQILMRSRIGR
- a CDS encoding EscU/YscU/HrcU family type III secretion system export apparatus switch protein codes for the protein MTDRKQAIALSYEQSMDAPRVVAKGGGLVAERMLALAQENGVPIHEDPALLSLLSALQIEEHIPDDLYQVIAELFVFLYQMEQGKIEDV
- the sucC gene encoding ADP-forming succinate--CoA ligase subunit beta — translated: MNIHEYQAKELLRAFGVAVPTGYPAFSVEEAVTAAAKLDGELKVVKAQIHAGGRGKAGGVKLAKTDEEVKQYASEILGKTLVTHQTGPEGKVVQRLYIEEGSAIDQEFYLGLVLDRSIGRIVIMGSSEGGMDIEEVAEHTPEKIHKEVVDPVVGLRPFQARRLAFKMEVPTKLVNKFSDMVMKLYKVYVETDCTIAEINPLVTTKDGNVIALDAKLNFDSNALYRHTDIVDLRDTTEEDPREVEASKHDLSYIALDGNIGCLVNGAGLAMATMDIIKHYGAEPANFLDVGGGATKEKVTEAFKLILSDDQVKGIFVNIFGGIMKCDIIAEGIVAATKEIGLDLPLVVRLEGTNVDAGRRILDESGLAITSASSMADGAEKIAALVR
- the sucD gene encoding succinate--CoA ligase subunit alpha, encoding MSIWANQDTKVIIQGITGKQGLFHGEQMLAYNTKLVGGVTPGKGGTTVLDGVPVFNTVSEAVEATGANASIIYVPPAFAADSIMEAADSGIELIICITEGIPVIDMIQVKRYLEDKPARLIGPNCPGIITPGEAKLGIMPGYIHTKGHVGIVSRSGTLTYEAVHQLTTAGIGQSTAVGIGGDPVNGTNFIDTLQAFNEDEDTKAVIMIGEIGGTAEEEAAEWVKANMTKPVIGFIGGQTAPEGKRMGHAGAIISGGKGTAAEKIKTLNANGIEVAETPAVIGETLIRVLKQEGLYEACVTGQPTT
- the trmFO gene encoding FADH(2)-oxidizing methylenetetrahydrofolate--tRNA-(uracil(54)-C(5))-methyltransferase TrmFO, whose protein sequence is MQQRVTVIGAGLAGSEAAWQLAKRGIQVDLYEMRPVRKTPAHHTDQFAELVCSNSLRANGLQNAVGVLKEEMRTLDSLILKAADTASVPAGGALAVDRHDFAGFVTDTLKNHPNVTVHNEEITAIPDGIVIMATGPLTSPDLSASLKAFTGEDYLYFYDAAAPILDGETIDRDKVYLKSRYDKGEAAYLNCPMTEEEFDLFYDELVKAEVVPLKEFEKEIYFEGCMPFEVLAQRGKKTLLFGPMKPVGLEDPKTGKRPHAVVQLRQDNSAGTLFNLVGFQTHLKWGEQKRIIQLIPGLENAEIVRYGVMHRNTFINSPSLLKPTYQARTRDTLFFAGQMTGVEGYVESAASGLLAGINAAKLIAGEELVVLPRETMLGSMAHYITTTDGKHFQPMNANFGLVPSLEDAPKKMKKQERYERYANRALETIQQYKEI